In Planctobacterium marinum, the DNA window AAAAGCCACAATATTTCTCCTGTTCAGTATGCCAGAGCGTTACTCAATGGATTTAAGCTTGCATCGACTCCCTCTGCAAATGTAGTGTCTTGTTTTACAGCCGGACAGTTCGATGCAAGGGACAATAAACGTCGCTTGCAGCTTATTTTACAGCCTCAGAAAAGCATGGGTGCGCTGTTATTGTCTGCAATAATTGCAGCATTATTTACCAGTTTAACATGGGCAAATACCTTGTTTGATGAAAGTATCGTTCAAGAGACAGATGGCGAAATAAGGTGGACTTATCCATTGGCAGATTTAAATGTGACCTCACCTTATGGTCATGTTTCGCGATTGAGAAATTACCGAAAACACGGTGGTGTGGATTTTGGTGTACCAGAGGGGACACCCGTAACACCTGTAGCTGAAGGAGTCGTAACTATTGCAGATAACTCAACCTTATCCAGCAAGTATGGAAACGTTATTTTAGTCGAACACAGCAATGGCTATCAAAGTCTATACGCTCACCTGAATGAGATCAGGGTGAAACCGGGTATGAAGGTTTACAAAGGACAAACTATCGGTTCGGTGGGGGCTACCGGGATGGCGACTGGACCCCATTTGCATCTTGAAATCTTAAACAATGAGCGACGCATCGATCTCTTAACGGTACTCGATTAACAAATTAGTGCTGGTTTTGTTGTTTAGCCAGCATTTCTTCGATATCTTCTGGATCAATATTGATATTGGAAGACTGAGACAGCGGTGTTGATATGGTATGGCTTTCGTCTGCCCATTCGCCTAAATCGATAAGCTGACAGCGTTTACTGCAAAAAGGGCGATGTTCATTATTTGCAGACCACTCGATTTGAGTCTGACATGTAGGGCAATTGACTTTCATTGCGAGTGTACCTTGTATAAATTGATATTAGTTAGCAGCAAGCTAATTTAAAATTTATGGCTTTATCAACCGACACCTGACCCAATTCATCGGGCTCAAACAGCATAAAACGTATCGCGTAGCGATATTTGTTGCCACTGAGGGTGGGATAATAATTGCTATCTGAGGCGCAGTGAATGCGGATCAGGTCATTGCGTTCGTCCGCAACTCCTTGGTAAAACCCTTTGACGGCTTCAACTTCTTCAAAGCGTCCGCGCTCCCGTAAGAAAGATAAGGTAATTTCGATGGCTTGCTGGATGAGGGTAAATTCGTTAATCCAGCGATCAATATCGGCAGCAATGGCCTTATCTGACTGCTTCAACCAATAATGTAAATTGGGTAAATCAAAACTACAGGTGGCACCAGGAATTGAAAAGCGTTGTTTTATGGATAGCAAAAATCGCTCGCCTTTCAGACCCGCACCTATCTTGGCACTACTTTTCAGTTTTGCTTTTAGCTCAAGGATGCGTTGCAGGGCAAGGTCCAGAGCTTCTTTGTCGATCTTGGGATGTTGTGCCCACAAGCGCAGATTTTTTTCGTGGTTATCGATGTCTTTGAGGATATCTGTACGCATGTCAATGCGCTCCAGCAATTCCAATAAAGTAAAATAGCAGTCAAAAAAGTGAATAAACTGCCAATCTTCCGAGCAATCCCGGGCAGAGTGCAGTTGTTTGAATAACTGTTCCAAACGCAAATAGGTGCGCACTTTCTCATTTAATGGAAATTCGTAAACAGTATTCGACATGTAACCAGCTCAGTATGTTGTTATTCGTATTTTAGGTGAAAAAACAGTCGATTGCCTAAATGCTCTGGGCAATCGCCTTATATTTGTTATGCAAGGTTTGAACCTTGGTCAACAAATGAGGTTTGTCAGTGTCATTTACAATCACGTCATCAGCAATTGCAAGGCGTTGCTCTCTGCTCGCCTGAGATTGCATTATACTTTTTATTTGTGCTTCTCCAACCCCATCTCTGCTTGTTGCTCGTTGTAGCTGAATTGCTTCCGGGCAATCTACCACTAAAATTCGGTCAGTCAGGTGTTGTAGCTGATTTTCAACCAGTAATGGGATAGAAAGAAGAACATAATCGGATTTCGCTTGCTGACATTGTATTTGCATTTGTTCGCGAATGAGGGGGTGGAGTAATTCATTCAACCAGGTTTTAAGCGCAGGATCAGCAAAAACCCGTGTGCGTAATTGTGCTCTATCCAGGGTACCCTCTTGGGACAAAATACTTGCACCAAATTTATCCCTTATCGCGGCAAGTGCTTTACTACCCGGTTGCACCACTTCACGTGCGATGACATCGGCATCCACTACTTCAATGCCATAATGCTCTTTAAATAGATCTGAAACTGTGGTTTTTCCCGACCCGATTCCGCCTGTTAATCCAACAATAAAATTGCTCATGAGAGAATAAACTGCCAGTAGTGGTTAACAATACTTTCGCCAAAGAAGAAGGTGATGAGTCCGGCAATAGCAAGGTAGGGACCAAAAGGGATTGCTTGTCCTTTTTCAGTCTTTTTAGTGATCATCATGGCGATGCCGATAATAGCGCCCACGAAGGAGGACAGTATGATGATCACTGGAAGATAAGCGTAACCAGTCCAGGCGCCTAATGCCGCCAGTAGCTTAAAGTCGCCATAACCCATGCCTTCTTTACCCGTTACCAGTTTAAAAACCCAATAAACGCTCCAGAGACTCAGATAACCCAGCGCAGCACCTAAAATAGCTTGATCTGGGGTAATGAATATACCTTTCAGGCTTAACAATAATCCTAACCACATCAGCGGCAGGGTGATTTGGTCCGGTAGTAGCATGGTGTCCAGATCGATAAATGTCAGAGCAATGAGGCTCCACAAAAAAATCAATGCCATGAATAGTGCCAAAGTCGGGCCGAGATAAATGGCCATAGCGACACTCAGTGCCCCTGTTAATGCTTCGATTGTGGGATATCGAGCCGAAATCTTGGTTTTACATTGGCTGCATTTAGCTTTGAGTAAAATCCAGCTTAAGACGGGAATGTTTTCCCATGCTTTGATTTTGTGGCCACACTTAGGGCAAGTGGACGCTGGAATAGCCAGATTGAATCGATCGGTTTGCGTCGGCGCAGGGGAATTGCTCACAATCTGGGTGTCAAAATGGCTTTCGCAGGCATGCTTGAATTCTTTCTCCATCATCACCGGGAGACGATAGATCACGACATTTAAAAAGCTGCCAACGGTTAAACCGATAAACAAGACGAAACCGTAAAACACCCAAGGCCAGGTATTAAATACCAGTAACAATTGCTCCATTTATGTTCTTCTTATCTTTGCAATCAGGATTTGAGGGCAGTTTACACCACCATGCCCAGTTGGAATATAGGCAAATACATGGCAACGATTAATCCGCCTATCACCACCCCTAAAACGGCCATAATGATTGGCTCCAATAAAGATGTGAGACCGTCTACCATGTCGTCTACTTCACGTTCATAGATAGTCGCTATCTTACCTAACATATCATCAACTGAACCTGACTCCTCACCTATGGCCACCATCTGCACTACCATTGGCGGAAAAACGTTAGTGCTGCGCATGGCAATATTCATTTGCTCACCACCGGCTACTTCAGATTTCATGTAACGAATTGCGTCGCGGTAAACCGCGTTGCCCGCAGCGCCAGCCGCCGATTCTAATGCTTCAATAAGTGGAACGCCGGCAGCGAATGTAGTGGATAAGGTTCGGGTAAAACGGGCGATGGAGGCTTTCACCAAAATTTCTCCGATAACGGGTACTTTCAATAGTTTAGCGTCTAAAGTATCTCTTAGTTTTTGTGAATTTTTATAAGCGCGTT includes these proteins:
- the yacG gene encoding DNA gyrase inhibitor YacG, producing the protein MKVNCPTCQTQIEWSANNEHRPFCSKRCQLIDLGEWADESHTISTPLSQSSNINIDPEDIEEMLAKQQNQH
- the zapD gene encoding cell division protein ZapD; the protein is MSNTVYEFPLNEKVRTYLRLEQLFKQLHSARDCSEDWQFIHFFDCYFTLLELLERIDMRTDILKDIDNHEKNLRLWAQHPKIDKEALDLALQRILELKAKLKSSAKIGAGLKGERFLLSIKQRFSIPGATCSFDLPNLHYWLKQSDKAIAADIDRWINEFTLIQQAIEITLSFLRERGRFEEVEAVKGFYQGVADERNDLIRIHCASDSNYYPTLSGNKYRYAIRFMLFEPDELGQVSVDKAINFKLACC
- the coaE gene encoding dephospho-CoA kinase (Dephospho-CoA kinase (CoaE) performs the final step in coenzyme A biosynthesis.); this encodes MSNFIVGLTGGIGSGKTTVSDLFKEHYGIEVVDADVIAREVVQPGSKALAAIRDKFGASILSQEGTLDRAQLRTRVFADPALKTWLNELLHPLIREQMQIQCQQAKSDYVLLSIPLLVENQLQHLTDRILVVDCPEAIQLQRATSRDGVGEAQIKSIMQSQASREQRLAIADDVIVNDTDKPHLLTKVQTLHNKYKAIAQSI
- a CDS encoding prepilin peptidase, whose product is MEQLLLVFNTWPWVFYGFVLFIGLTVGSFLNVVIYRLPVMMEKEFKHACESHFDTQIVSNSPAPTQTDRFNLAIPASTCPKCGHKIKAWENIPVLSWILLKAKCSQCKTKISARYPTIEALTGALSVAMAIYLGPTLALFMALIFLWSLIALTFIDLDTMLLPDQITLPLMWLGLLLSLKGIFITPDQAILGAALGYLSLWSVYWVFKLVTGKEGMGYGDFKLLAALGAWTGYAYLPVIIILSSFVGAIIGIAMMITKKTEKGQAIPFGPYLAIAGLITFFFGESIVNHYWQFILS